A window from Synechococcus sp. RSCCF101 encodes these proteins:
- a CDS encoding tellurite resistance TerB family protein, translated as MNQAEAFAALSLAAVACDGALGREEAHALRTALEHRTPYKDQSETAMVALFDGLLGKLRQSDCDSLAREAVAVLEPHQQETALAVAAELVHSDREVTSEEAAFLERLCALVDLPEEKGRTICEVVATLHRDSLA; from the coding sequence ATGAATCAAGCCGAGGCGTTCGCGGCGCTGTCCCTGGCCGCCGTGGCCTGCGACGGTGCCCTCGGACGCGAGGAAGCCCATGCTCTGCGCACCGCCCTCGAACACCGCACCCCCTACAAGGACCAGAGCGAGACGGCGATGGTGGCCCTCTTCGACGGGCTGCTCGGCAAGCTGCGCCAGAGCGACTGCGACAGCCTGGCCCGTGAGGCCGTGGCGGTGCTGGAGCCCCATCAGCAGGAAACGGCCCTGGCGGTGGCCGCCGAGCTGGTGCACAGCGACCGGGAGGTCACCAGCGAGGAGGCCGCGTTCCTGGAGCGGCTGTGTGCCCTGGTGGACCTGCCGGAGGAGAAGGGGCGCACCATCTGTGAGGTGGTGGCCACCCTGCACCGCGACAGCCTGGCCTGA
- the psb32 gene encoding photosystem II repair protein Psb32: protein MARTFWHPLLTIGACLLMLLAAPGAGRALSAADLPASLPQERVLDSSGVLSRAVTSELERTLGELSDGARVDARLVTVPRLDYGLSPKGLANDLIDRWQPDEPGPGGLGQPGLLLLLIDSQNKSAAVAVSDDLAGQLPASLLRSTARDTMAPALRDGARYRQASVEAIERLGAVLGGGEDPGPPEVVEQTLVKTNVPTREETQESNAFTWVVVLLVVGTIVPMATWWVFSR, encoded by the coding sequence ATGGCGCGAACCTTCTGGCACCCCCTGCTGACGATCGGGGCCTGCCTGCTCATGCTGTTGGCCGCCCCGGGCGCCGGCCGGGCGCTCTCCGCTGCCGATCTGCCCGCCTCGCTCCCCCAGGAGCGGGTGCTCGACAGCTCGGGCGTGCTCAGCCGCGCGGTCACCTCGGAGCTGGAACGCACCCTTGGCGAGCTGTCGGACGGCGCCCGGGTGGATGCCCGGCTGGTGACCGTGCCGCGACTGGATTACGGGCTCAGCCCGAAGGGACTTGCCAACGACCTGATCGACCGCTGGCAGCCCGATGAGCCCGGACCGGGCGGTCTGGGTCAGCCCGGCCTGCTGCTGCTGCTGATCGACAGCCAGAACAAGTCGGCGGCCGTGGCCGTCAGTGACGATCTGGCCGGGCAGCTGCCGGCATCGCTCCTGCGCAGCACGGCCCGCGACACCATGGCGCCGGCGCTGCGGGATGGCGCTCGCTACCGGCAGGCTTCGGTGGAGGCGATCGAGCGACTGGGTGCGGTGCTGGGTGGTGGTGAGGACCCCGGCCCGCCGGAGGTGGTCGAGCAGACGCTGGTCAAGACCAACGTCCCGACCCGCGAGGAGACGCAGGAGAGCAATGCCTTCACCTGGGTCGTGGTGCTGCTGGTGGTGGGAACCATCGTTCCGATGGCCACCTGGTGGGTGTTCTCCCGCTGA
- the pxcA gene encoding proton extrusion protein PcxA: MGLTDWMGAFGKADSLEISSDLEKGYEAALLIQSIELEYYNDRPVRPDLELSVPRSVQNQVLRKFRTALKIARDCLDFLESRRSQLDGQELRQLQLIEAVTSRYNGRRRNAPQTMTRAPDPLPRSLLGVVDRLRRQLDPDAEASMVAGFRRRRDSTLVSLRVLLLLILVPLITQQVTRNYVIAPAVDRFAPEVPFLSYTKPQLEEEAVEKLRVFKAEIEFDALLRGEGIPSAEVLQAQLAEKAAELKDEADGQSTQAVKNVLADGAALLAFIAVCLVSREDIRILRGFLDETVYGLSDSAKAFAIILFTDIFVGFHSPEGWTVLLDGIAHHLGLPARENFILLFIATFPVILATIFKYWIFRYLNRVSPSSVATLRNMNGGG, from the coding sequence ATGGGACTGACGGACTGGATGGGAGCTTTCGGCAAGGCCGACTCCCTGGAGATCAGCAGCGACCTGGAGAAGGGCTACGAGGCGGCCCTTCTGATCCAGAGCATCGAGCTGGAGTACTACAACGACCGTCCGGTGCGACCGGATCTGGAGCTGAGCGTGCCCCGCTCGGTGCAGAACCAGGTGCTGCGCAAATTCCGCACCGCCCTGAAGATCGCCCGCGACTGCCTGGATTTCCTGGAATCCCGCCGCAGCCAGCTGGATGGCCAGGAGCTGCGACAGCTGCAGCTGATCGAAGCGGTGACCTCCCGCTACAACGGACGCCGGCGCAATGCGCCGCAGACGATGACGCGGGCACCGGATCCCCTTCCCCGCTCCCTGCTGGGCGTGGTGGATCGGCTGCGGCGCCAGCTCGATCCCGATGCGGAGGCCAGCATGGTGGCTGGGTTCCGGCGCCGGCGGGATTCCACGCTGGTGTCGCTGCGGGTCCTGCTGCTGCTGATCCTCGTGCCCCTGATCACCCAGCAGGTCACCCGCAACTACGTGATCGCGCCGGCGGTCGACCGCTTCGCGCCCGAGGTGCCCTTCCTCAGCTACACCAAGCCGCAGCTCGAGGAGGAGGCGGTGGAGAAGCTGCGGGTCTTCAAGGCCGAAATCGAATTTGACGCCCTGCTACGGGGTGAGGGGATTCCCAGTGCGGAGGTGCTGCAGGCTCAGCTGGCCGAGAAGGCGGCGGAACTCAAGGACGAGGCCGACGGGCAGAGCACCCAGGCCGTCAAGAACGTGCTCGCCGACGGAGCGGCCCTGCTGGCGTTCATCGCCGTCTGTCTGGTCTCACGCGAGGACATCCGCATCCTGCGGGGCTTTCTGGATGAGACGGTCTATGGCCTGAGCGACAGCGCCAAGGCCTTCGCGATCATCCTGTTCACCGACATCTTCGTCGGCTTTCACAGCCCCGAGGGCTGGACGGTTCTGCTCGACGGGATCGCCCACCATCTGGGGCTGCCGGCACGGGAGAACTTCATCCTCCTGTTCATCGCCACCTTCCCGGTGATCCTGGCCACCATCTTCAAGTACTGGATCTTCCGCTACCTCAACCGCGTCTCCCCCTCCTCGGTGGCCACCCTGCGCAACATGAACGGAGGCGGTTAA
- the cobU gene encoding bifunctional adenosylcobinamide kinase/adenosylcobinamide-phosphate guanylyltransferase, producing the protein MLSLVSGPSRSGKSRWAEELAVRSGRPVLYLATSDPRPGDAGWQARLEEHRRRRPEAWPCVEAGADLVGALELCHSGPALLIDSLGTWLAHHLEDGDSEWNARAGALLEALRRRPQPVILVCEEVGWGVVPPTAIGGRFRDRLGRLQDQLEQIADESWLVVRGRALPLSRIGERVPWPAGAGTPADRAEGARPRVVLLEPQIPPNTGNVARSCAGFRVPLHLVQPLGFSLEDRHLRRAGLDYWPWVDLTVHEHWEAFEAIRARLGGRLVAFSRHGDVPLTRLRFQAGDWLLFGREDRGLPEAVRQQADVCTTIPMPGGCDAGGGVRSFNLASACAIGLFEALRQTDGRLD; encoded by the coding sequence GTGCTCAGCCTGGTCAGCGGCCCGAGCCGCAGCGGCAAGAGCCGCTGGGCCGAGGAGCTGGCCGTCCGCAGCGGCCGGCCGGTGCTCTACCTGGCCACATCGGACCCGCGTCCCGGAGATGCCGGCTGGCAGGCCCGTCTGGAGGAGCATCGCCGCCGGCGCCCCGAAGCCTGGCCATGCGTGGAGGCCGGCGCTGATCTGGTGGGAGCCCTGGAGCTCTGCCACAGCGGCCCGGCACTGCTCATCGATTCCCTGGGAACCTGGCTGGCCCATCACCTGGAGGATGGGGACAGCGAGTGGAATGCGCGCGCCGGGGCACTGCTGGAGGCGCTGCGGCGGCGACCCCAGCCCGTGATCCTCGTCTGCGAGGAGGTGGGGTGGGGCGTCGTGCCACCCACGGCCATCGGCGGACGGTTCCGGGATCGCCTTGGCCGGCTCCAGGATCAGCTGGAGCAGATCGCGGACGAGTCCTGGCTGGTGGTGAGGGGGCGCGCGCTGCCCCTCAGCCGGATCGGTGAGCGGGTGCCGTGGCCCGCCGGGGCCGGCACGCCGGCAGACAGGGCCGAGGGAGCTCGGCCACGGGTGGTGCTGCTGGAACCCCAGATCCCCCCCAACACCGGAAACGTGGCCCGCAGCTGCGCCGGCTTCCGGGTGCCGCTGCACCTGGTGCAGCCGTTGGGGTTCAGCCTCGAGGACCGCCATCTGCGCCGCGCCGGCCTCGACTACTGGCCCTGGGTGGACCTCACCGTGCACGAACACTGGGAGGCCTTCGAAGCCATCCGCGCCAGGCTGGGCGGCCGGTTAGTGGCCTTCAGCCGCCATGGCGATGTGCCCCTGACCCGGCTGCGCTTTCAGGCCGGGGACTGGCTGCTCTTCGGGCGGGAGGATCGCGGACTGCCCGAGGCCGTGCGTCAGCAGGCGGATGTCTGCACGACGATCCCCATGCCGGGTGGATGCGACGCGGGGGGCGGGGTGCGCAGCTTCAACCTGGCCTCGGCCTGTGCGATCGGGCTGTTCGAGGCTCTCCGGCAGACGGATGGGCGACTGGACTAG
- a CDS encoding M23 family metallopeptidase, with product MQPPHLLLASISATPLLMLALWSGTPGQADPEQAADAAPTLLAALPNPDNRIWVRVVDPITVSGLASALDTSPSQLSELNDVSLSHRFQSGDWVALEASGADRVAEVGALDEAQLRRTAPEPAAPRQDERLTAAATVLNPGAAAGALLGRVQTPEARALGRARTTLAIRPTTSGGISWPEIPDFQTKPSQPVLQASWIWPTKGVFTSGYGWRWGRMHKGIDIANNVGTPIVAAQQGVVDYAGWASGYGYLVELRHPDGTLTRYAHNSKMLVRKGQIVAQGQRISLMGSTGRSTGPHLHFEVIPPGRGAINPLKLLPSRA from the coding sequence ATGCAGCCTCCTCACCTGCTCCTGGCCAGCATCAGCGCCACACCGCTGCTGATGCTGGCGCTGTGGTCGGGCACTCCCGGACAGGCCGACCCCGAGCAGGCAGCCGACGCGGCGCCCACCCTGCTGGCGGCCCTGCCGAACCCCGACAACCGCATCTGGGTCCGGGTGGTGGACCCCATCACCGTCTCGGGCCTGGCCTCGGCCCTCGACACCTCGCCCAGTCAGCTCTCGGAGCTGAACGATGTCAGCCTCAGCCATCGCTTCCAGTCGGGTGACTGGGTGGCACTGGAGGCCTCGGGCGCGGACCGTGTGGCCGAGGTGGGCGCCCTCGACGAGGCCCAGCTTCGACGGACCGCCCCGGAACCCGCCGCCCCAAGGCAGGACGAGCGTCTGACGGCGGCGGCCACGGTGCTCAATCCCGGTGCCGCCGCGGGTGCCCTTCTGGGCCGGGTCCAGACCCCTGAGGCCCGAGCCCTCGGTCGTGCCCGCACGACCCTGGCGATCCGGCCCACCACCAGCGGCGGCATCAGCTGGCCCGAGATTCCCGACTTCCAGACCAAGCCCAGCCAGCCGGTGCTCCAGGCCAGCTGGATCTGGCCCACCAAGGGTGTGTTCACCTCCGGCTACGGCTGGCGCTGGGGCCGCATGCACAAAGGCATCGACATCGCCAACAACGTCGGCACCCCGATCGTGGCCGCCCAGCAGGGAGTGGTGGATTACGCCGGCTGGGCCTCGGGCTACGGCTATCTGGTGGAGCTGCGGCACCCGGATGGCACCCTCACCCGGTACGCCCACAACAGCAAGATGCTGGTGCGCAAGGGCCAGATCGTGGCCCAGGGCCAGCGCATCTCACTGATGGGCAGCACCGGACGCAGCACCGGCCCCCACCTGCACTTTGAGGTGATCCCCCCCGGTCGCGGCGCCATCAATCCGCTCAAGCTGCTTCCGTCGCGGGCCTGA
- a CDS encoding ABC transporter ATP-binding protein: MEPYLDLKAVEAYLGSHRVFRDLSLQLHAGQHTAILGPNGAGKSALLKLLTREIHPVVRAGSHLRLFGSERVNLWQLRSRIGLVSMDLQATTRGRIRGADVVLSGFFGSMGIGPSQQVTPEQRQRVGRLMDDLGLSDLAERPYGQLSDGQRRRLLLARALVHQPEVLVLDEPCTALDLRAQHQFLGLLRRLAARGTTLVMVTHRVDALIPEIERCIFLKEGALIGDGPTASMLSSRGLSTLFGTPLQVCSANGYWQVLPA; the protein is encoded by the coding sequence ATGGAGCCGTACCTCGACCTGAAGGCGGTGGAGGCCTACCTGGGAAGCCATCGCGTCTTCCGTGATCTGTCGCTGCAGCTGCATGCCGGCCAGCACACCGCCATCCTCGGCCCCAACGGGGCGGGCAAGAGCGCTCTGCTCAAGCTGCTGACCCGAGAGATCCATCCGGTCGTGCGCGCCGGTTCGCACCTGCGTCTGTTTGGGAGCGAGCGGGTCAACCTCTGGCAGCTGCGCTCACGCATCGGGCTCGTCTCGATGGATCTGCAGGCGACGACCCGGGGCCGGATCCGCGGCGCTGATGTGGTGCTCTCCGGCTTCTTCGGGTCCATGGGCATCGGTCCGTCCCAGCAGGTCACGCCGGAGCAGCGGCAGCGGGTGGGCCGGCTCATGGACGACCTCGGCCTGAGCGATCTGGCGGAGCGCCCCTACGGCCAGCTGTCCGACGGACAGCGCCGCCGGCTGCTGCTGGCCCGTGCCCTGGTGCACCAGCCGGAGGTGCTGGTTCTCGATGAGCCCTGCACTGCGCTCGATCTGCGGGCGCAGCATCAGTTTCTCGGCCTGTTGCGGCGGCTGGCCGCCAGAGGCACCACGCTGGTGATGGTCACCCACCGGGTGGATGCCCTGATCCCGGAGATCGAACGCTGCATCTTCCTGAAGGAGGGTGCGCTCATCGGGGATGGACCAACGGCGTCCATGCTGAGCAGCCGTGGCCTCAGCACTCTGTTCGGAACGCCGCTTCAGGTGTGTTCCGCCAATGGCTACTGGCAGGTGTTGCCGGCATGA
- a CDS encoding peroxiredoxin: MTSNGCLRVGQQAPDFTATAVVDQEFKEITLSQYRGKYVVLFFYPLDFTFVCPTEITAFSDQYAAFSSKNTEVLGVSVDSEFSHLAWIQTPRNEGGIGDIAYPLVSDLKKEIASAYNVLDDAGVALRGLFIIDPEGVVMHATINNLPVGRNVEETLRVLQAFQYVQANPDEVCPANWTPGEKTMKPDPEGSKEFFAAIG, translated from the coding sequence ATGACCAGCAACGGCTGCCTGCGCGTTGGCCAACAGGCCCCGGACTTCACGGCCACCGCCGTGGTGGATCAGGAGTTCAAGGAGATCACCCTCTCCCAGTACCGCGGCAAGTATGTGGTCCTGTTCTTCTATCCGCTCGACTTCACCTTCGTCTGCCCGACGGAGATCACCGCCTTCAGCGACCAGTACGCCGCCTTCTCCTCCAAGAACACCGAGGTGCTGGGTGTGTCCGTCGACAGTGAGTTCAGCCACCTGGCCTGGATTCAGACCCCTCGCAACGAGGGCGGCATCGGCGACATCGCCTATCCCCTCGTCTCCGACCTCAAGAAGGAGATCGCTTCGGCCTACAACGTCCTCGACGACGCCGGCGTGGCCCTGCGCGGCCTGTTCATCATCGACCCCGAGGGTGTGGTGATGCACGCCACCATCAACAACCTGCCCGTGGGCCGCAACGTGGAGGAGACCCTCCGCGTGCTGCAGGCCTTCCAGTACGTGCAGGCCAACCCCGATGAGGTCTGCCCGGCCAACTGGACCCCCGGCGAAAAGACCATGAAGCCCGATCCGGAGGGCAGCAAGGAGTTCTTCGCCGCCATCGGCTGA
- a CDS encoding UPF0182 family protein, whose product MREKALRRRHLVLTLLIALAVLAGAAVLGSRVWIEWGWFAQFQLTAVLRRRWLFQLAALALGLVVAVAAEVWLSRFWRLRDASSSSHRLQRLRGRGYLAGLGLALVAMLLPTQLLARMAWRLLESPFDARRLHGLVLLADQPLLPLLLLAGVSVLPLLRWPRLGGRLLVALSGVFAATALARSWGVWVPALAAESAGRTDPVFGADLSFTLLRFPALALLLTVGLALVVTLLGSALWGAMATPPQLSDGRSQGFSRRSLDALRPPLALFAALVALSFWLARHQLLLSTSGSVPGAGWLDLHLSLPLRTAASLVAGAAALLLLWPLRQEGRRGPAVVVLALLVPLFSVIESLLFPLLQALYLRPRELVLETPYLARSIEATRRAFQLDAIRTRFVTPRERLTRRDVESSEATIRNIRLWDSQPLLATNRQLQQLRVYYRFSDPVVDRYQLKPPGRAGRQQVIMVPRELDQAALPERSRTWLNRHLVFTHGYGFTLSPVNTRGPDGLPEFFIQDLGASTRVSGSPQLGISAERVAETIPIGRPALYFGALPSPYALAPSGVEEFHYPQGDDNVYTHYDGRAGVPIGRWWQRLAAALYLGEPKLLTRGSLREDTRLLLRREVRARLRAMAPFIRFDAEPYLISVSVPGDPFFSAEQHQYWVVDGFTTSRSYPYSAPVPSDPDIRYLRNAVKAVVDAYNGSVRLYVNEPDDPVIRTWQRMFPELFAPLQSMPAAIQAHVMYPRFQFERQTEQLLRYHVTDPRVFYSGDDVWQVPQELYGRRQVPVEPYHISAQLDSSLPPEFLLLQPLTPLARPNLAGWLVARSDAPNYGELVLLRFPSQTPIYGPEQIQALINQNPLISQQFGLWDRAGSEVIQGNLLVVPVGEALLYVEPVYLRARNGGLPTLTRVVVSDGRRIAMKNSLEEGIDALLDPAQSVPATVPLDQPPGATGGVADSPEPGGGTTVP is encoded by the coding sequence GTGAGGGAGAAGGCCCTGCGGCGCCGCCACCTCGTGCTGACGCTGCTGATTGCCCTGGCGGTGCTCGCCGGTGCTGCGGTGCTGGGCAGCCGGGTCTGGATCGAATGGGGCTGGTTCGCCCAGTTCCAGCTCACCGCCGTGCTCCGGCGTCGCTGGCTGTTCCAGCTCGCCGCCCTCGCCCTGGGGCTGGTCGTGGCGGTGGCCGCCGAGGTCTGGCTGTCCCGGTTCTGGCGGCTGAGGGATGCCTCCAGCTCCAGCCATCGTCTGCAGCGTCTGCGCGGCAGGGGCTACCTGGCCGGGCTCGGACTGGCCCTGGTCGCCATGCTGCTGCCCACCCAGCTGCTGGCCCGCATGGCCTGGCGGCTGCTGGAGAGCCCCTTCGATGCCCGCCGTCTGCATGGGCTCGTGCTGCTCGCCGATCAGCCCCTCCTGCCGCTGCTGCTGCTGGCCGGGGTGAGCGTGCTGCCGCTGTTGCGCTGGCCGCGCCTGGGGGGCCGGCTGCTGGTGGCGCTGAGCGGCGTGTTTGCCGCCACGGCCCTGGCTCGCAGCTGGGGGGTCTGGGTGCCGGCACTGGCCGCCGAGAGCGCCGGCCGCACCGATCCGGTGTTCGGAGCGGATCTGAGCTTCACGCTGCTGCGGTTCCCGGCCCTGGCGCTGTTGCTCACGGTCGGGCTGGCTCTTGTGGTGACCCTGCTGGGAAGCGCACTCTGGGGCGCGATGGCCACGCCCCCTCAGCTCAGCGACGGCCGCAGCCAGGGGTTCAGCCGCCGCAGCCTCGATGCGCTGCGGCCGCCGCTGGCCCTGTTCGCGGCTCTGGTGGCCCTGTCCTTCTGGCTGGCCCGCCACCAGCTGCTTCTGAGCACGAGCGGCAGTGTGCCGGGAGCCGGCTGGCTGGACCTCCATCTCTCCCTGCCGCTGCGCACCGCCGCCTCTCTGGTGGCAGGCGCCGCCGCGCTGCTGCTGCTCTGGCCGCTGCGGCAGGAGGGACGGCGGGGGCCGGCCGTGGTGGTTCTGGCGCTGCTGGTTCCCCTGTTCAGCGTGATCGAGTCGCTCCTCTTCCCCCTGCTCCAGGCCCTCTACCTGAGGCCGCGGGAACTGGTGCTGGAAACCCCCTACCTGGCCCGATCGATCGAGGCCACGCGACGGGCCTTTCAGCTCGATGCCATCCGCACCCGCTTCGTGACCCCAAGGGAGCGGCTGACGCGCCGGGATGTGGAGAGCAGCGAGGCGACGATCCGCAACATCCGCCTCTGGGACAGCCAGCCCCTGCTGGCCACCAACCGTCAGCTTCAGCAGCTGCGGGTCTACTACCGCTTCTCCGATCCGGTGGTGGACCGCTATCAGCTGAAGCCGCCCGGTCGTGCCGGCCGGCAGCAGGTGATCATGGTTCCGAGGGAGCTCGACCAGGCCGCACTGCCCGAGCGCTCCCGCACGTGGTTGAACCGGCACCTGGTGTTCACCCACGGCTACGGCTTCACCCTCTCGCCGGTGAACACGCGCGGGCCGGATGGGCTGCCCGAATTCTTCATCCAGGATCTCGGCGCCTCCACCCGCGTCAGCGGCTCGCCCCAGCTGGGCATCAGTGCGGAGCGGGTGGCGGAGACCATCCCGATCGGCCGGCCGGCGCTCTACTTCGGCGCGCTCCCCTCCCCCTACGCCCTGGCGCCGAGCGGTGTGGAGGAGTTCCACTACCCCCAGGGTGACGACAACGTCTACACCCATTACGACGGCCGGGCTGGGGTGCCGATCGGGCGCTGGTGGCAGCGGCTCGCCGCCGCCCTGTATCTGGGGGAACCCAAGCTGCTCACCCGCGGCTCTCTGCGGGAGGACACCCGACTGCTGCTGCGGCGGGAGGTGCGGGCCCGCCTGCGGGCGATGGCCCCCTTCATCCGTTTCGATGCCGAGCCCTATCTGATTTCGGTGTCGGTTCCGGGTGATCCGTTCTTCTCAGCAGAGCAGCATCAGTACTGGGTGGTGGACGGATTCACCACCAGTCGCAGCTACCCCTACAGCGCGCCGGTTCCCAGCGATCCGGACATCCGCTACCTGCGCAATGCCGTCAAGGCGGTGGTGGATGCGTACAACGGCAGCGTGCGGCTGTACGTGAATGAACCGGACGATCCCGTGATCCGCACCTGGCAGCGGATGTTCCCGGAGCTGTTCGCGCCTCTGCAGAGCATGCCGGCCGCCATTCAGGCCCATGTGATGTACCCCCGCTTCCAGTTCGAGCGTCAGACCGAGCAGCTGCTTCGCTATCACGTCACCGATCCGCGTGTGTTCTACAGCGGCGACGACGTGTGGCAGGTGCCGCAGGAGCTCTACGGTCGCCGCCAGGTGCCGGTGGAGCCTTACCACATCAGCGCCCAGCTGGACAGCTCACTCCCGCCCGAGTTCCTGCTGCTGCAACCGCTCACGCCTCTGGCGCGTCCCAACCTGGCGGGTTGGCTGGTGGCCCGCAGCGACGCGCCGAACTACGGCGAGCTGGTGCTGCTGCGCTTCCCCAGTCAGACCCCCATCTACGGTCCGGAGCAGATTCAGGCCCTGATCAACCAGAACCCGCTGATCAGTCAGCAGTTCGGGCTCTGGGACCGGGCGGGATCGGAGGTGATCCAGGGCAACCTGCTTGTGGTGCCCGTTGGCGAAGCACTGCTTTATGTGGAACCGGTGTATCTGCGGGCCCGCAACGGCGGCCTGCCCACCCTCACCAGGGTCGTGGTGAGCGATGGACGTCGCATCGCCATGAAGAACAGTCTGGAGGAGGGAATCGACGCGCTGCTCGATCCCGCGCAGTCCGTGCCGGCAACGGTTCCTCTCGATCAGCCCCCCGGAGCGACCGGCGGTGTTGCGGACAGCCCGGAACCCGGCGGTGGGACGACCGTCCCATGA
- a CDS encoding cupin: MALSPASAPADVSAAAQLFDYRQAANPIRPGLCEPVPLRRWSASLHASGPSRIIDLDLSEELGAQIPCTSPALAASFIRLLGGDRLEVAAEATSSLFYVLQGSGRCRRPARGGSAPVEIEWGQGDLFVLPAGATPVLEGEQEAVLYWVHDAPLLHYLGATATTPRFEPCHYPAEWLLRELRAIAARPGSGSENRVSVLLANRDLPRTRTVSHTLWAMFGVVAGGTVQPPHRHQSVALDLIVAAPEGCHTLVGRDLDENGRILHPQRVDWEPGGVFITPPGLWHSHVNDAGEPAYLLPIQDAGLHAFLRSLDIRFR; encoded by the coding sequence ATGGCCCTCTCCCCGGCCTCCGCCCCTGCCGACGTCAGCGCTGCGGCACAGCTCTTCGATTACCGCCAGGCCGCCAACCCCATCCGTCCGGGCCTCTGCGAGCCGGTGCCCCTGCGCCGGTGGAGCGCATCGCTCCACGCGAGCGGGCCGAGCCGGATCATCGATCTGGACCTCAGCGAGGAACTTGGAGCCCAGATCCCCTGCACCAGTCCGGCCCTGGCGGCCAGCTTCATCCGCCTGCTCGGCGGCGACCGTCTGGAGGTCGCCGCGGAGGCCACCTCATCCCTGTTCTATGTGCTGCAGGGCTCGGGGCGCTGCCGGCGCCCGGCGCGCGGCGGCTCCGCCCCGGTGGAGATCGAGTGGGGGCAGGGGGATCTGTTCGTGCTCCCTGCCGGAGCCACTCCCGTCCTTGAAGGTGAGCAGGAGGCCGTTCTCTACTGGGTGCACGACGCACCATTGCTCCACTACCTGGGCGCCACCGCCACCACACCCCGCTTCGAGCCCTGCCACTACCCGGCCGAATGGCTCCTGCGGGAGCTGCGGGCGATCGCGGCACGGCCGGGCAGCGGGAGCGAGAACCGCGTCAGCGTCCTGCTGGCCAACCGGGACCTGCCCCGGACCCGCACGGTCAGCCACACCCTCTGGGCCATGTTCGGCGTCGTGGCCGGAGGAACGGTGCAGCCGCCCCACAGGCATCAGTCCGTGGCGCTCGATCTGATCGTCGCCGCACCGGAGGGCTGCCACACCCTGGTGGGCCGTGACCTGGACGAGAACGGCCGCATCCTCCATCCCCAGCGGGTGGACTGGGAGCCCGGAGGCGTGTTCATCACACCGCCGGGCCTCTGGCACAGCCATGTGAACGACGCGGGCGAGCCGGCCTACCTGCTGCCGATCCAGGACGCCGGACTGCACGCCTTCCTGCGCAGCCTGGACATCCGCTTCCGCTGA